Within Vannielia litorea, the genomic segment GGCCCGGTCACACGCCTTCTTGGGATGACAAACCCCCGCACCTTTGCGATAAGAACCCGAACAACCAAGAGAACATCAGGCGGGCAGCCATGATCCAACACCTCAAGCACCTCTTCGCCGGCCTCGCGCTGGCCACCCTCACGGCCCTCGCCGCGCCGGCCACCGCGCAGGTCGCCTCCACCGACCTCTTCAAGCCGGTCGTCGTGGTCAACGGCAAGGCGGTGACCAACTTCGAGGTGCAGCAGCGCATCATCATGCTCAAGCTGTTCCGCACCCCCGGCGACCTCGAGAAGGAGGCCCTCGACGGCCTCGTCGACGACCGCCTCCGCTTCATCGCCGCCGACCAGCTGGGCCTTGAAGTCACCGAGGAGCAGATCCAGGAAGGCGAGGCCGAATTCGCCTCCCGGGCCAACCTCACGCGCGAGGAGTTCCTCCAGGCCCTCGCCGGCGCAGGCGTCGCACGCGAGAGCTTCCGCGATTTCGTGGCCGCCGGCCTGCTCTGGCGTCAGGTGGTGGGCCAGCGCTTCGCGGAGCTTGCCCGCGCCCAGGTCACCGAGAACGACATCCAGCACGCCATTTCCGCAACCTCCCGGCGCGGCGGCGGCGTTCTGGTCGACTTCGCCGAGATCATCATCCCCGCCAACACCCCCGCCGCCGCCGCCCAGGCCGAGCGCCTGGCTGCCGAGCTTGGCGGCACCACCATGTCCGAGGCCGCCTTCTCCTCCGCCGCCCGCCGCTACTCCGCCTCGCCCTCCCGCGCCCGCGGCGGCCGCGTGCCCGAGCCGGTGCCGATCGGCAACCTGCCCGGCCAGATCGCCCAGGCCTTCCTCACCCTGCCCCCCGGCGGCGTGACAGAGCCCTTCCCGATCCCCAACGCCATCGCCATCTTCCAGCTGCGCCGCCTCATCGACAGCGAGGACCCCGGCGAAGAGACCGTGGCGCTCGAATATGCCCGCTTCCTCATCCCCGGTGGCCGCAGCGAAGAGGCGCTGACCCGCGCCGCCAAGATCAAGGCACGCGTCGATGCCTGCGATGACCTCTACGGCATCGCCAAGGGGCTGCCCCCCGAGATGCTCACCCGCGAAACCCGCGCCGCCGCCGACGTACCGCGCGACATCGCGCTGGAGCTGGCCAAGCTCGACGCGGGCGAGAGCTCCACCGCGCTGACCTCGGGCAACGCGCTGGTCTTCCTCATGCTCTGCGGCCGCACCACCGCCGTCCTGGCCGATGACAGCCCCGCCGGCACCGGCGCCGCCGCGGCCGCCGCGCCCGGCACCGAGGGCGAAGCGCCTCCCGCCGCCGAAGAGCAGGAGGATCCCACCGTCGCCGGCGTGCCCGAAGTCGAGCGCCGCGCCGTGCGCGAACGCCTGATCAACCAGATCGTGGCGGGCTACGCCGACGGCTACCTCGCCGAGCTGAAGGCCGATGCCA encodes:
- a CDS encoding peptidylprolyl isomerase, whose amino-acid sequence is MIQHLKHLFAGLALATLTALAAPATAQVASTDLFKPVVVVNGKAVTNFEVQQRIIMLKLFRTPGDLEKEALDGLVDDRLRFIAADQLGLEVTEEQIQEGEAEFASRANLTREEFLQALAGAGVARESFRDFVAAGLLWRQVVGQRFAELARAQVTENDIQHAISATSRRGGGVLVDFAEIIIPANTPAAAAQAERLAAELGGTTMSEAAFSSAARRYSASPSRARGGRVPEPVPIGNLPGQIAQAFLTLPPGGVTEPFPIPNAIAIFQLRRLIDSEDPGEETVALEYARFLIPGGRSEEALTRAAKIKARVDACDDLYGIAKGLPPEMLTRETRAAADVPRDIALELAKLDAGESSTALTSGNALVFLMLCGRTTAVLADDSPAGTGAAAAAAPGTEGEAPPAAEEQEDPTVAGVPEVERRAVRERLINQIVAGYADGYLAELKADAIITYP